Proteins from a genomic interval of Paracholeplasma manati:
- a CDS encoding Mini-ribonuclease 3 yields the protein MEAHLINGVALAYIGDAYYELRIRKHLLSLGITKVNELHKSAIKFTAGAVQATLMDAFIERELLTETEISYFKKGRNASGPGRKNIDMATYHKSTGFESMMGYLYLTDIARCDALIDQAIQILTEKV from the coding sequence ATGGAAGCTCATTTAATCAACGGGGTTGCTTTAGCGTATATTGGGGATGCATACTACGAATTACGCATTCGAAAACATTTATTATCCCTTGGCATCACCAAGGTCAACGAATTACATAAATCAGCCATCAAATTTACTGCAGGTGCCGTTCAAGCAACCTTGATGGATGCGTTCATTGAACGTGAATTACTCACAGAAACCGAAATTAGCTATTTTAAAAAAGGTCGTAATGCCTCTGGACCAGGTCGAAAAAACATCGACATGGCGACCTACCATAAATCCACAGGATTTGAATCCATGATGGGGTATTTATACTTAACAGACATTGCGCGTTGTGACGCGCTGATAGACCAAGCCATACAAATTTTGACAGAAAAGGTGTGA
- a CDS encoding YitT family protein, whose translation MSNLFKNNEKLFLELRALFAVTFFTIIYGIGVSWFLEAAAEPLYTGGIPGIGQLTRNVLNSHFGLNLGNSFLGIFIMLGNIPILILGWFGVSKRFTIYSIISVVIQSTILGFIPVVNMGISDTFVLAVMGGLLIGVGVGGALKYGTSTGGLDIIAQYYSLRHGTSVGFISLVLNVGIALVGAFVFGSASVAAFTIIRIIVSTIVTDKLHTAYNFMKVEIITESPAQLTQLILEKVYRGVTLAKVEGAYSHKEKTMVIVVISSYELTQIRKLVKDFDPKAFMITQPVKTIQGNFARKTIV comes from the coding sequence ATGAGCAACCTATTTAAGAATAACGAAAAACTCTTTCTTGAATTACGTGCTTTGTTCGCTGTGACCTTCTTTACCATCATCTATGGTATCGGGGTAAGCTGGTTTCTAGAAGCCGCAGCAGAACCGCTTTATACTGGGGGTATTCCTGGGATTGGCCAGTTGACTCGTAACGTGTTGAATTCACATTTCGGGCTCAATTTAGGCAATAGTTTCTTAGGGATATTTATCATGTTGGGTAACATCCCAATCCTGATTTTGGGTTGGTTTGGTGTTTCCAAACGATTTACCATTTACTCCATCATCTCTGTCGTGATCCAATCGACCATCTTAGGGTTTATTCCGGTGGTTAATATGGGGATTTCAGATACATTCGTGCTCGCTGTTATGGGTGGGCTATTGATTGGTGTTGGTGTCGGTGGCGCATTGAAATATGGCACATCAACCGGTGGGCTAGATATCATTGCACAATATTATTCGTTACGTCATGGCACTTCAGTCGGATTCATATCTTTAGTGCTCAATGTCGGCATCGCCTTGGTCGGTGCATTCGTCTTTGGTAGTGCGAGTGTCGCAGCATTCACCATCATTCGTATCATTGTTTCGACGATTGTCACAGATAAATTACATACAGCGTATAACTTTATGAAAGTTGAAATCATCACAGAATCGCCAGCACAACTCACGCAATTGATCTTAGAGAAAGTTTATCGTGGGGTTACATTGGCGAAAGTGGAAGGGGCTTATTCTCACAAAGAAAAGACCATGGTCATCGTCGTGATTTCGTCTTATGAGTTGACTCAAATCAGAAAATTAGTGAAAGATTTTGATCCAAAAGCCTTTATGATTACCCAACCGGTAAAAACCATACAAGGTAACTTTGCAAGAAAAACCATCGTATAA
- the rpsI gene encoding 30S ribosomal protein S9 → MAKAVQYLGTGRRKSSVARVILTSGTGKFVVNDRPFEEYIPSAATRLDVLQPLAITESEGRFDVSVNVYGGGLTGQAGAIRLGITRALMEINPDLRATLKPAGLVTRDPRAKERKKYGLKKARRASQFSKR, encoded by the coding sequence ATGGCAAAAGCGGTTCAATATTTAGGCACAGGACGTCGTAAGAGTTCAGTTGCAAGAGTTATCCTAACAAGTGGTACTGGTAAGTTCGTCGTAAATGACAGACCATTCGAAGAATATATCCCTTCAGCAGCAACCCGTCTTGACGTTTTACAACCATTAGCAATTACCGAATCAGAAGGTCGTTTCGACGTTTCTGTTAACGTATATGGCGGCGGTTTAACCGGCCAAGCTGGTGCAATCCGTTTGGGTATCACCAGAGCATTGATGGAAATCAATCCTGACTTGAGAGCAACCTTAAAACCTGCTGGACTAGTCACCAGAGATCCACGTGCTAAAGAACGTAAAAAATACGGTCTTAAGAAAGCTCGTAGAGCATCACAATTCTCAAAACGTTAA
- the rplM gene encoding 50S ribosomal protein L13, with product MKTTTMPNPANIQRKWYVVDADGATLGRLATQVAAILKGKNNPYYAPHVDTGDNVIIINAEKIQLTGKKWTGKVYYSHSDYAGSLKTTMAKDVMAKFPTRMVEKAVEGMLPHNRLGKQMFKKLYVYAGSEHPHVAQQPVKLEVL from the coding sequence ATGAAAACAACAACAATGCCCAACCCGGCGAACATCCAAAGAAAATGGTATGTCGTTGACGCGGATGGTGCAACCCTTGGTCGCTTAGCGACTCAAGTAGCAGCAATTTTAAAAGGTAAGAATAACCCATACTACGCTCCTCACGTAGACACTGGCGATAACGTTATCATTATTAATGCTGAAAAAATTCAATTAACAGGGAAGAAATGGACTGGTAAAGTCTATTATTCACACAGTGATTATGCTGGTAGCTTAAAGACAACCATGGCTAAAGATGTTATGGCTAAGTTCCCAACCAGAATGGTAGAAAAAGCAGTAGAAGGTATGTTACCGCACAACCGTTTAGGTAAGCAAATGTTTAAGAAATTATACGTTTATGCTGGTAGCGAACATCCACATGTTGCTCAACAACCAGTTAAGTTGGAGGTATTATAA
- the gltX gene encoding glutamate--tRNA ligase has protein sequence MNKVRVRYAPSPTGLLHIGNARTAIFNYLFARSHGGDFLIRIEDTDVKRNVIGGEASQLDNLRWLGLDWDESPDKGGPYGPYRQLERLDLYKEYAEKLLDMGMAYKEYKEGSSKYAIRFKVPADKEYVFNDMVRGTLRFQSKEVEDWIMIKDNGIPTYNFAVVIDDHFMKITHILRGEEHITNTPKQMMVYEAFGWEIPTFGHMTIIVNEKKKKLSKRDQSIVQFISQYRELGYLPEAMMNFIALLGWSPAVNQEILSKEEIIHHFDSSRLSKAPAMFDVVKLAYINKEYVKKMSHEAFVELCKPHLEKAGIDVSNPVWVSDLCSLLHERTAYGAQIVELHNEFFHGSFEYETEALDFLKSEDTLPVIKAFRRQLSMSSFNADDIKESIKDVGKRLNVKGKSLFMPCRIATTGAMHGPDLPKSLSLLGKEVALSRIDKTIEKLENKA, from the coding sequence ATGAATAAAGTACGTGTTAGATACGCACCAAGTCCTACCGGGCTACTACATATAGGTAACGCTAGAACAGCGATTTTTAACTATTTGTTTGCGAGAAGCCATGGGGGCGATTTTTTAATTCGAATTGAAGATACTGACGTGAAGAGAAATGTCATTGGCGGTGAAGCATCACAACTAGACAACCTAAGATGGTTGGGCTTAGATTGGGATGAGTCTCCTGATAAAGGTGGCCCTTATGGTCCATACAGACAACTTGAACGTTTGGATTTATATAAAGAGTACGCAGAAAAACTATTAGACATGGGTATGGCTTACAAAGAATACAAAGAAGGTTCTAGCAAATACGCCATTCGTTTCAAAGTCCCAGCAGATAAAGAATATGTCTTTAATGACATGGTCAGAGGGACATTGAGATTCCAATCCAAAGAAGTAGAAGATTGGATCATGATTAAAGACAACGGCATTCCTACCTACAATTTCGCTGTGGTTATCGATGACCACTTTATGAAGATTACCCACATTTTAAGAGGGGAAGAACACATTACCAATACCCCAAAACAAATGATGGTGTATGAAGCATTTGGTTGGGAAATTCCGACGTTTGGTCACATGACCATCATCGTGAATGAGAAGAAAAAGAAATTGTCCAAACGTGACCAATCGATTGTTCAATTCATCTCTCAATACCGTGAACTCGGTTATTTACCAGAAGCGATGATGAACTTCATCGCACTTCTTGGATGGAGCCCTGCAGTTAACCAAGAAATCTTATCCAAAGAAGAAATCATCCATCATTTTGATTCTTCTAGACTATCGAAAGCACCTGCCATGTTTGATGTGGTAAAACTCGCCTATATCAACAAAGAATATGTGAAGAAAATGTCTCATGAAGCGTTCGTTGAATTGTGTAAACCACACCTAGAAAAAGCAGGCATTGATGTGTCAAATCCAGTTTGGGTATCCGATCTTTGCAGTCTATTGCACGAAAGAACGGCTTACGGCGCACAAATCGTCGAATTACATAACGAATTTTTCCATGGTTCATTTGAATATGAAACAGAAGCGCTTGACTTCTTAAAATCAGAAGACACCTTACCAGTCATCAAAGCATTCAGACGCCAATTATCCATGAGCAGCTTCAACGCAGATGACATCAAAGAATCGATTAAAGATGTGGGCAAACGTTTAAATGTCAAAGGCAAATCCTTGTTTATGCCTTGTAGAATCGCGACCACAGGCGCGATGCATGGACCAGATTTACCTAAATCCTTATCCCTTTTAGGTAAAGAAGTCGCGTTGAGCCGTATCGACAAAACTATAGAAAAATTGGAGAATAAAGCATGA
- a CDS encoding sigma-70 family RNA polymerase sigma factor yields the protein MSYKAYNDYELIYMVQDQQDMMALDILFTKYDKFIHKKISQFYVFDSEREDFYQEGLISLHKAILSFKDTYNKTFMRYFETVLERKFINLNQKRKRYQQEMDNLVNEARYMPICVEEQPSEHYCKQVFKSALEEAIYDAYFKENQKIPSIARTYQLDPKQVYNAIYRIKKKLTQTP from the coding sequence ATGTCATACAAAGCCTACAATGATTACGAACTCATTTATATGGTTCAAGATCAACAGGACATGATGGCTTTAGACATACTATTTACGAAGTACGACAAGTTTATACACAAGAAAATCAGTCAGTTTTATGTGTTTGATAGTGAGCGTGAAGATTTCTATCAAGAAGGATTGATCAGCCTTCATAAGGCGATTTTGTCCTTTAAAGACACGTACAACAAAACGTTCATGCGGTATTTTGAAACCGTTCTAGAGCGTAAATTCATCAATTTAAATCAGAAACGAAAAAGGTATCAACAAGAGATGGATAACCTCGTCAATGAAGCGAGGTATATGCCCATTTGTGTGGAAGAACAGCCTAGTGAACACTATTGTAAACAGGTATTCAAATCGGCATTAGAAGAAGCCATCTACGATGCTTATTTCAAAGAAAACCAAAAGATACCCTCGATTGCGAGAACGTATCAACTCGACCCAAAGCAAGTTTATAACGCTATTTATCGGATTAAGAAAAAGCTAACACAAACACCCTAA
- the rlmB gene encoding 23S rRNA (guanosine(2251)-2'-O)-methyltransferase RlmB, with the protein MIIYGKNTVKEAILAKRPIYQVWIDEKKTDFKWVPFLNEHHIKYQLVSKHQLNEKTDNQNHQGIVADVKPYDYADLNVLFDGQKKKVLILDQIEDPHNLGAILRSVEATKIDAVILPKNRSVDITGTVAKTAVGALEYTTIIQVTNLTQTIEKLKQHGFWVVGTDMVAEKTYKDIDTSTSVAVVIGNEGEGISRLVKQSCDYLVTIPMIGKVNSLNASVAAALILYKLADL; encoded by the coding sequence ATGATTATCTATGGAAAAAACACAGTTAAAGAGGCCATTCTCGCCAAAAGACCCATCTATCAAGTATGGATTGATGAAAAGAAAACAGATTTCAAATGGGTGCCTTTTTTGAATGAGCATCACATTAAATACCAATTGGTTTCCAAACACCAATTGAATGAAAAAACCGACAATCAAAACCATCAAGGGATTGTTGCGGATGTAAAACCTTATGACTATGCAGACTTAAATGTCTTGTTTGACGGTCAAAAGAAAAAGGTTTTAATCCTCGATCAAATTGAAGACCCACATAACTTAGGTGCTATTTTAAGAAGCGTTGAAGCGACTAAAATTGATGCTGTGATTTTGCCTAAAAATCGTAGCGTCGATATTACTGGCACGGTTGCGAAAACCGCTGTTGGGGCTTTAGAATATACCACCATCATCCAAGTAACCAACCTCACTCAAACCATTGAGAAACTCAAACAACATGGCTTTTGGGTCGTTGGTACCGATATGGTCGCTGAAAAAACCTACAAAGACATCGACACCTCTACCTCAGTAGCGGTGGTGATTGGCAATGAGGGTGAAGGTATATCTCGTTTGGTTAAACAATCATGTGACTATTTGGTCACCATCCCGATGATAGGGAAAGTTAACTCATTGAATGCCAGTGTTGCCGCGGCACTGATATTATACAAACTTGCAGATCTTTAG
- the cysS gene encoding cysteine--tRNA ligase, whose amino-acid sequence MNIYNSLSGKEEVFTPEKPNQISMYVCGPTVYNYIHIGNARPVVFFDVVKRYFTYLGYKVTYVSNITDVDDKIIDEAQKLNIDEKVLTQTFTEAFIKDTLALGSDLPDLMPKATNYITDMIFYINDLIEKGYAYHNGDSVYFRVQKIGNYGALSKQILENLNVGARIDVDSQKETPFDFTLWKQTNVGVAFESPWGKGRPGWHTECAVMNHSIFNHKIDIHGGGSDLKFPHHENEMAQSCAHDNHELANTWMHVGRLDFGNEKMSKSIGNIILVKDLLENYEYQSFRLLLLSHHYRQPINYSDDLMKQFDNEWQRIKRAMKQAFVDISIQRYNTIEVHLDALEKFRQAMEDDFNISNVMTVVYESLKAMNRSKEVKEIARYYHTISLILSVLGIKLDLMPLSDEQIERYQAWQQARAEKRYSDADRIRMELVELGLL is encoded by the coding sequence TTGAATATATATAACTCGCTTTCGGGTAAAGAAGAAGTCTTTACACCCGAAAAACCCAATCAAATTTCCATGTATGTGTGCGGTCCAACCGTATACAACTATATTCATATCGGCAACGCAAGACCTGTTGTCTTTTTCGATGTTGTTAAACGCTATTTTACATACTTAGGCTATAAAGTGACCTATGTTTCTAACATTACCGATGTTGATGACAAAATCATCGATGAGGCACAAAAGTTAAACATCGATGAAAAAGTATTAACACAAACCTTCACTGAAGCGTTCATTAAAGATACACTTGCGCTTGGCAGTGACTTACCAGATTTGATGCCTAAGGCTACTAACTACATCACAGACATGATTTTTTACATCAATGATTTGATTGAAAAAGGTTATGCCTACCATAATGGTGATTCCGTATACTTCCGTGTTCAAAAAATCGGAAATTATGGTGCTTTATCGAAACAGATCTTAGAAAACCTCAACGTTGGTGCGAGAATCGATGTCGATAGTCAAAAAGAAACCCCGTTTGATTTTACCTTATGGAAACAAACCAATGTGGGGGTAGCTTTTGAGTCCCCATGGGGTAAAGGTAGACCAGGTTGGCATACCGAATGTGCCGTGATGAACCATTCGATTTTTAACCATAAAATCGACATCCACGGTGGTGGCTCGGATTTAAAATTCCCACACCATGAAAACGAAATGGCACAAAGTTGTGCTCATGATAACCATGAATTAGCCAATACTTGGATGCATGTCGGTAGGCTCGATTTTGGCAATGAAAAGATGAGTAAATCGATTGGTAACATCATTTTAGTGAAGGATTTACTAGAAAATTATGAGTACCAATCCTTTAGATTACTGTTGTTATCACATCACTACCGTCAACCCATCAATTATTCAGATGACTTGATGAAACAATTTGATAACGAGTGGCAACGCATCAAACGTGCCATGAAACAAGCGTTTGTCGATATTTCTATCCAACGCTATAACACCATTGAAGTTCATTTGGATGCGTTAGAAAAATTCCGTCAAGCGATGGAAGATGATTTCAATATATCGAATGTCATGACGGTGGTTTATGAATCACTGAAAGCCATGAACCGCTCGAAAGAAGTCAAAGAAATTGCGAGATATTACCATACCATTTCATTGATTTTATCTGTATTGGGCATCAAGTTGGATTTGATGCCACTATCGGATGAACAAATCGAACGTTACCAAGCGTGGCAACAAGCACGAGCAGAAAAACGTTATAGTGACGCGGATCGAATCCGTATGGAACTCGTTGAATTGGGATTGCTGTAA
- a CDS encoding HAD-IC family P-type ATPase: MEDIKPIKKSKKELKNVVEIERINPEIEQGLTYQQVEERILAGLSNKVSSGSTKTVPSIVISNIMTLFNLMNIGIATWLITVGAFKDLFFIVIVSLNVGIGIFQEIRAKKTIDKLSLLSAPTGVVIRDGEEQEIMISDLVIDDLMKLATGKQISADSVVREGQIEVNESLLTGESDPIVKKVGDELFSGSFVVSGHCVAQVTKIGKESYIENLAKQAKKYRKPKSDLLKSLRNIIRTVGFLIIPIGGTLFYMQIHGGAAYNDAVRGVAGAVIGMIPSGLFLLTSVTLAVGVLRLAQNNTLVQELYCIEMLARIDTLCLDKTGTITDGTMAVKSVIEYVNPSGLPIKKAIPTMMASLEEKNLTSEALEQKFGTTKRIKTKAVIPFSSARKLSAVEFEKYGTFALGAPEFVLKKDAYADVAADVEKNAKEGYRVIAIAHSAQSIDGDKLPSDIKAIGLVVIEDTIRPDAIVTIEYFKTHNVDVKVISGDNPMTVAHISKRAGIEDADKFISLEGVSDKDVIRYADKYTVFGRVSPTQKKLLIESLKRSGRTVAMTGDGVNDILALKEADTSIAMASGSEAARNVSHLVLMDSNFSSMPKVVNEGRRVINNVQRVAILFLTKTIFSFMLSMVAILSRGIYPITPSQLSMIDFLVIGLPSFFLALEPNTNQVKGRFLLNVLKRALPGALVVVINVLIIFALTPILQIDKTQSSTLIVISATFTAMMVLLRVLKPMNMVRTILFGVMFTAFIAATIFAPDFFEFNSFFRDYYSSSTGALVPRLPVEHILLLIVLVQTAYPAMGIIANIPGYISKAIKFVLMKLSSI; the protein is encoded by the coding sequence TTGGAAGACATTAAACCGATTAAAAAGTCTAAAAAGGAACTGAAAAATGTGGTAGAGATTGAGCGTATCAACCCTGAAATTGAACAAGGGTTAACGTATCAACAAGTCGAAGAACGCATTTTGGCAGGCTTATCCAATAAAGTCTCGTCAGGTTCGACCAAAACTGTACCATCCATCGTAATTTCGAACATCATGACGTTGTTCAACCTCATGAATATTGGGATTGCTACATGGTTAATCACTGTAGGTGCTTTTAAGGACCTGTTTTTCATTGTGATTGTTTCGTTAAACGTCGGCATTGGGATTTTCCAAGAAATCAGAGCGAAGAAAACCATCGATAAATTATCGTTGTTATCCGCTCCAACCGGTGTGGTTATCCGCGATGGTGAAGAACAAGAAATCATGATTTCTGATTTGGTTATAGATGATTTAATGAAACTAGCCACCGGTAAACAGATCAGTGCCGATTCTGTGGTTAGAGAAGGTCAAATTGAAGTCAATGAGTCCTTACTGACTGGTGAGTCCGATCCAATTGTTAAAAAAGTTGGGGATGAGCTATTCTCAGGATCATTCGTAGTTTCAGGACACTGTGTCGCACAAGTAACGAAAATCGGTAAAGAGTCTTACATTGAAAATCTTGCAAAACAAGCAAAGAAATACCGTAAACCAAAATCCGACCTATTGAAGTCGTTGAGAAATATCATTCGTACCGTTGGGTTCTTAATTATCCCAATCGGTGGAACCTTATTCTACATGCAAATCCATGGTGGCGCTGCCTACAATGACGCGGTTAGAGGCGTCGCGGGCGCCGTCATAGGTATGATTCCTTCGGGATTGTTCCTATTAACCTCCGTAACCTTAGCGGTTGGGGTCTTAAGACTCGCTCAAAACAACACCTTGGTTCAAGAGTTGTATTGTATTGAAATGCTCGCTCGTATCGATACCCTCTGTTTAGACAAAACCGGTACCATCACCGATGGCACTATGGCGGTTAAGTCGGTCATTGAATATGTCAATCCTTCAGGGTTGCCAATCAAAAAAGCAATCCCAACCATGATGGCGTCACTGGAAGAAAAGAACTTAACCTCAGAAGCCCTTGAACAAAAATTTGGTACGACAAAACGCATTAAAACCAAAGCAGTGATTCCATTCTCAAGTGCACGTAAACTCTCAGCAGTTGAATTTGAAAAATATGGCACATTCGCCTTAGGTGCACCTGAATTTGTCTTAAAAAAGGATGCTTATGCAGATGTCGCAGCTGACGTGGAAAAGAACGCCAAAGAAGGCTATCGCGTCATTGCGATTGCCCATTCGGCTCAATCCATCGATGGCGATAAACTCCCATCAGATATCAAAGCGATTGGTCTAGTGGTCATTGAAGATACCATTCGCCCTGACGCGATTGTTACCATTGAATATTTTAAAACCCACAATGTGGACGTGAAGGTCATCTCCGGGGATAACCCAATGACGGTCGCACACATTTCTAAACGTGCCGGTATTGAAGATGCCGACAAGTTCATCAGTTTAGAGGGTGTTTCGGATAAAGATGTCATTCGTTATGCGGATAAATATACAGTCTTTGGTCGTGTATCGCCAACCCAAAAGAAATTATTAATCGAATCCCTAAAACGCAGCGGTCGAACCGTCGCCATGACCGGTGATGGTGTTAACGATATTTTAGCCCTTAAAGAAGCCGATACATCCATCGCGATGGCGTCCGGTTCTGAAGCGGCTCGTAACGTATCACACTTGGTTTTGATGGACTCGAATTTCTCATCCATGCCTAAAGTCGTGAATGAAGGCCGTAGGGTCATCAACAACGTTCAAAGGGTTGCCATCTTGTTCTTAACCAAAACCATTTTCTCATTCATGTTATCGATGGTTGCGATTCTATCGAGAGGTATTTATCCGATTACCCCATCACAATTATCGATGATCGACTTCCTCGTTATTGGTCTACCATCGTTCTTCTTAGCGTTAGAACCAAACACCAACCAAGTCAAAGGTCGTTTCTTACTCAACGTCTTGAAGCGCGCATTACCTGGTGCACTGGTGGTAGTCATCAACGTTTTAATCATCTTCGCACTAACGCCGATCTTACAAATCGATAAGACCCAATCATCAACCCTTATTGTCATCTCTGCCACCTTTACAGCGATGATGGTATTGTTACGTGTTTTAAAACCGATGAACATGGTTCGTACGATTTTATTTGGCGTGATGTTTACAGCGTTTATCGCAGCGACGATTTTCGCCCCTGATTTCTTTGAATTCAATTCCTTCTTTAGGGATTATTATTCATCTTCAACAGGCGCACTCGTGCCAAGATTACCAGTTGAACACATATTGTTATTGATTGTTTTGGTTCAAACCGCTTATCCAGCGATGGGCATCATCGCGAACATTCCAGGATACATTTCCAAAGCCATCAAGTTTGTTTTGATGAAATTATCCAGCATTTAA
- a CDS encoding DUF2779 domain-containing protein, whose translation MRISKTGFTNIIRCSRYGALEEIYRKKGEAIVTFSEDMDDLMTAENGIKRDELLNDMYEGDEDLIMKDDPQLNVMMPFYNAIEGLTAQAVRAHFSGSFQFNMLDTYKQKRFEMEKDGYHFYCFLDGFLQQEDGFKIFETKATTSRKYIDMTHDKESMFAFSPDGILMLTKDLGFPTDEKYDKKLQKLYDRYSDEGRYVYDLAFQRYVIEHSKDAPTGKQGYYLAVLNKDYIFDGKYDENNKPVYGSDIIVLVDFTSITERYMPIIEADMNTVISYLNHMNANPVDIGKHCQRKDRKQCQFYNICWSKVPEKNSILTYLNNHNGFTDEYGEKRDRFELINEGIVNALDIPESWLKRENNVIQRRVIESHEPYYNFRKIREGILELRYPIYHLDFESFPCPLPRFKGEGPYMQSLFQFSIHVEHEPNVCDKNEDNYSFLASDHSDQREALIQAMIDVIKPDGGSVLVYNIAFEKTRIHELARLFPAYKDRLIDIADRLFDLMDIVKGNTKLYKNLGYDEEEAKKINYYHNDLNGSYSIKKVLPLFSNLTYKGMPVANGNDAIVQYAQLPLYDPQTKERVRRDMLEYCKQDTWAMVEILQQLRTIASVR comes from the coding sequence ATGAGAATATCCAAGACCGGGTTTACCAACATCATTCGCTGTAGTCGTTATGGCGCACTCGAAGAAATTTACCGTAAAAAAGGTGAAGCCATTGTTACATTTTCTGAAGACATGGATGATTTGATGACCGCTGAAAATGGAATCAAAAGAGATGAACTATTAAACGATATGTATGAAGGTGATGAAGACCTCATCATGAAGGATGACCCACAACTCAACGTGATGATGCCATTCTATAACGCCATTGAAGGCTTAACTGCACAAGCGGTTAGAGCTCATTTTAGCGGTTCTTTTCAATTCAATATGCTCGATACCTACAAACAAAAACGATTTGAAATGGAAAAAGATGGGTATCACTTTTACTGTTTCTTAGACGGCTTCTTACAACAAGAAGATGGGTTCAAAATCTTCGAAACCAAAGCGACCACATCGCGTAAATACATCGATATGACCCATGATAAAGAGTCGATGTTCGCCTTTTCACCCGATGGGATCCTCATGCTGACCAAAGACTTGGGTTTTCCAACCGATGAAAAGTACGACAAGAAACTTCAAAAACTCTATGACCGTTATTCCGATGAAGGTCGATATGTGTATGACTTAGCGTTCCAACGATATGTCATCGAACACAGTAAAGACGCACCTACAGGCAAACAAGGGTACTACTTAGCTGTGTTAAACAAAGACTACATTTTCGATGGTAAATACGATGAAAACAACAAACCAGTGTATGGCTCAGACATCATTGTTTTGGTAGATTTCACCAGCATTACAGAACGCTATATGCCCATCATTGAAGCGGATATGAATACCGTCATAAGCTATTTAAACCATATGAATGCGAACCCGGTAGATATCGGTAAACACTGTCAACGTAAAGACCGAAAACAATGTCAATTTTACAATATATGTTGGTCCAAAGTCCCTGAGAAGAATAGCATTCTTACCTACCTCAATAATCATAATGGATTTACCGACGAATACGGTGAAAAAAGAGACCGTTTTGAGCTGATTAATGAAGGGATAGTCAATGCCTTAGACATCCCTGAATCGTGGCTAAAACGGGAAAATAACGTCATTCAAAGACGTGTCATTGAATCACATGAGCCGTATTATAATTTTAGAAAAATCAGAGAAGGTATTCTAGAGCTCAGGTACCCGATTTATCATCTAGACTTTGAATCATTCCCTTGTCCATTACCACGATTTAAAGGGGAAGGTCCTTACATGCAATCCCTATTTCAATTCTCGATTCACGTCGAACATGAACCCAATGTATGTGATAAAAATGAAGACAACTATTCGTTTTTAGCTAGCGACCACAGTGACCAAAGAGAGGCTTTGATTCAAGCGATGATCGATGTCATCAAACCCGATGGTGGTTCTGTTCTGGTCTACAATATCGCATTTGAAAAAACCCGCATTCATGAGCTAGCAAGGCTCTTTCCAGCTTACAAAGATCGCTTGATTGACATCGCTGACCGGTTATTCGATTTAATGGATATTGTTAAAGGCAATACCAAACTATACAAGAACTTAGGCTATGACGAAGAAGAAGCGAAGAAAATCAATTACTATCACAATGATTTAAATGGCTCTTATTCGATTAAAAAAGTCCTACCATTGTTCTCAAACTTAACCTACAAGGGCATGCCTGTAGCGAATGGTAATGACGCGATTGTTCAGTATGCGCAATTACCTTTATATGACCCGCAAACCAAGGAAAGGGTCCGAAGAGACATGCTCGAATACTGTAAACAAGATACGTGGGCCATGGTCGAAATCTTACAACAATTACGGACGATTGCTTCCGTTAGGTAA